The Aquincola tertiaricarbonis genomic sequence GTCGCTTGAAGCCCGCATGAGCTGCCAGTACGCTCGCCCCAGCAGCAGGACCTTGCCATGAGCCATATCCCCCACGCCTTGCGCGATGCCAGCCTGGTCGAGTTCGCGGCCCAGGCCGATGCCGCCCAGCGCACCTCGGTCATCATAGAAGCGCGCCGGCTGCCGGTGACGCCATCGCCCGCCTCGATGGCGCAGCACACCAACGTCGGCCCGGGCGGCCTGCTGCCGCCGCCGGCCACGCAGCGCGCGGTGGCTGCTGCGCCGCTGAGCGAGTACCCCGCCTGCGACATGAACGACCTGGAAGCCTGCCTCTCCAGCCTGGGCCTGGCCGAGGCCGCGCGCCGCAACGACCTCAACGGCAGCTTCGTGGTGGAGGTGACGCCGCCGCAGCTGCGCGTGCTGGCGCAGGCGCCTTCGGTGCAGGCCATCCACAGCAACCGCCATCACCGGCGCGGCGGGGGCTGAAGCCACAGGCCAAAGCCGCACTTGCCAGCCGCCTGGCACGCCGCAGATAATAATGATTCTCAATAACTTTCGGATGTTGCGGCGTGTTCTCGCACGAGGGGCTGTACCGGGCGCATCAGCCCTGGCTTGTTCACTGGCTCGGCCGTCGCCTGGGCGCTGGCGCTGACCGCGCGCCCGACCTGGCGCAAGACACCTTCGTGCGCCTGCTGCAGGCGGGCGGCGCGTTGCCGGCGCTGGCGCAGCCGCGGGCCTACCTGGCCACCATCGCGCGTGGCCTGCTGGTGGACCATCTGCGCCGCCAGGATCTGGAGCGCGCCTACCTGCAGGAGCTGGCCGCACTGCCGCAAGACCTGCAGCCTTCGCCCGAAGAGCGCGCGATGCTGCTGGAAACCCTGCTGACGCTGGACCGGCTGCTGCACGGCCTGGGGCCCAAGGTGCGCGAGGCCTTCCTGCTTTCGCACCTGGAGGGTTGGGAGTACGCCCGCATCGCCGAACACCTGGGCGTCACGGTGAGCAGCGTCAAGAAATACATGCACAAGGCGCTGCTGCAGTGCCTCACGCTGCTGTGAGCAGCGCCACGCCCGGGCCCGATCACCTCAGCGCCGCCGCCGACTGGTACCTGCGTTTGAGCGAGGGCGCAGCCAGCGCGGCCGATCGCCGGGCCTGGCAGGCCTGGCACGACCAGGCCGCCGAGCACCGCGCCGCCTGGCAGCGGGTGGAGCGCCTCAAGGCCCTGCTGGCCCAGGCACCCGCCCAGGCCACGCAGACGCTGGCCCGTGCGCCCCGCGGCGGCCGTCGCCGCCTGCTGGCCGGTGCCGGCCTGCTGGGGCTGGGCCTGCTGTGCTGGCGGCTGCTGCCGCCGTGGGAGGTGCCGGTGCAATGGGAACAAAGCGCTGCCGGCCAGCGGCGCGAAGTCACGCTGCCCGATGGCGGCCTGCTGCTGCTGGCGCCCGACAGCCGTGTGGGCGTGGCCTATGGGCCGCGCGAGCGCAAGCTGGTGCTGGACCGCGGTGCGCTGCAGCTGCGCAGCGGCCACGACCCGCAGGGCCGGCCGCTGCGCGTGGTGGGCCGCGATGGCGAGGTGCGACCGCTGGGCACCCGCTTCACGCTGGAGCAGCAGGCGCAGGGCAGCCTGCTGGCCGTGCAGGAAGCGGCGGTTGAAGTGCAGCCCGCGCAGCGCAGCGCCGTGTGGCGGGTGGAGGCGGGCCAGCGCCTGCGCTTCGACGCCAGCGGCGCCGGGCCGCTGCAGGCGGCCAGCGCGGCCGACGATGCCTGGACCCGCGGCCAGGTGGTGGCGCTGGAACAGCCGCTGGGGGTGTTTTTGCAGGCCTTGCAGCGGCAGTCGGGCCAGGCCATCGGCTGCGATGCGGCGCTGGCCGGCGTGCCGGTGTCGGGCGTGTTCCTCGCGGCCGAACCGCAGCGCTCGCTGGCCACGCTGGCTCAGCAGCACGGCTGGCGGCTGCAGCGCCGCGGTGCCGGCTGGCACCTGGCCGGGCGCTGAGCGCCTACCGCCCCTAAAAAAATTCTTCGCGGCGTTGTCCCTGCGAGGTATCTCGTTCGGCCTTGCATCGTCAAGGCACCGTGAACCTTCATGAACTCCTCCTGCTTCCTGCGTGGCCCTTCGCTGCGGCCCCGGCTTTCCACCCTCACCGCGGCGCTGCTGGGCGCCGGCCTCTTGCTGGGCCTGCCGGCCCAGGCACAGACCCCCTCGCAGCGCGGCGCCACCGCCACGACGCAGCAGCGGCACTACGACATCGGCCCCGCGCCGCTGGCCGAGGTGCTGAACCGCTTCGCGGCCGAAGCGGGCGTGGTGCTGGTGTTCGATGCCGCCTCGCTGCGTGGCCTGTCTTCGCGCGGGCTGCAAGGGGCCTACGGCGTGCAGGCCGGCTTCGATGCGCTGCTGGCCGGCACCCCGCTGCAGGCCCGTCCGGGCGCCAGCGGCGGCTACCTGCTGGAGCGCCGGCCGCCCGCGCCATCACCCGCCGCCGAAGCCGACGCGCAGGCGGCGGCGCCCGTCTCCGCGCTGCCCGTGGTGCGTACCACCGCGCGTCTGCCCACGGTGGAGCAGCTGGACCGGCCGATGCTGCGCAACCTGCCGACGATCAACGGCGACCTGACCAGCCAGCTCAAGCTCAACCCCAACATCCAGTACAGCGAGACGGCGCTGTCGTCCAACACCGCGGGCGAGATCGCGCCGGCCGAGATCAGCATCCACGGCGCCAAGCCGTACCAGAACCAGATCACGATCGACGGCGTGTCGGTGATGAACGACCTGGATCCGGGCCGCAACGTGCCGACGGAGTCGGTCGACCTCATTCCGGGCAGCTCGCAGTCGCTGGCCATCGACAGCAGCATCCTGTGCCAGGTGGAGGTGCAGGATTCCAATGTGTCGGCCGAGCACGGCCGCTTCACCGGCGGACTGGTGGAAGCCAAGGTGTGCGCCGCACGCAAGAAGCTCGGCGGCAGCGTCGGGGTGGGCTACACCTCGTCCGACTGGACCCATGTCTTCATCGACCCCGCGCGCCGGTCCGAATTCGAGAATTCGGCCACCGCCGATCTGCAGCCGCGCTTCACCAAATGGACCTACCGCACGACGGTGGAGACGCGCCCGACGTCCGAATGGGGCCTGCTGATCAGCGCGGTGCGCCGGCAGTCGGAGATTCCACTCAAGCGCTTCGCCACCACCAACGCCAACACCACCGAAAGCCGCGAGGTGACGCAGCAGCGGCAACAGGACACGCTGGTGCTGAAGACCGACTACGCGCCCCAGGGCAGCGCGCACCGCGGTGAGCTGACGATGGTCTACGCGCCGTCCGACAGCAGCTACTTCCTCAAGGACTTTCGTGACAGCGACTACACCATCAAGAGCGGCGGCCTCAACCTCTCGGGCCGGCTGGAGTCGCGCTACGAGGCGGCTACGCTGACCCATCAGCTGTCGCTCAGCCGCACCGCGCAGTCGCGCCGCAGCGATGCCGACTACCACCGCAACTGGCGCTGGTCGACCGACAAGAACTGGGGCGACCCCACCCAAACCGCGGCCACCAGCGGAGAAGGCGCCTTCGGCGACATCGACCAGAACCTGCAGGCGCTGGGCTACCAGCTGAAGTCGGCCTTCAAGCCGATGGCCCTGGGCGAGACGCGCCACCGCGTGGCAGCCGGCCTGGAGCTGCGCCGCCAGCGGGCCGAGTACGAGCGACTCAGCCTGACGCGGCAGTACACCGGGGTGACCAACCTGCCCACGGCGTTGGCCAACTGCCAGCTGGCCGACGGGTCGGTGGACACTGAAGCCTGTTCCAGCACGCCCACCCTCAACCGCGCGGTGGGCCAGTACTTCACCACGCTGCAGACCTGGCGCCCCGGTCGCTTCGACCTGAGCGCGCACAACGAAGCCGCCTTCGTGGAAGACGAGATCAGCTGGCGCCAGTGGAGCCTGCGCGCCGGCCTGCGGGCAGACCGTGATTCGGTCACTGGCGACACCGGACTATCGCCCCGGCTGCGGCTGGGCTGGCACCCCCTCGAGGCTGTGTCTCTGGACCTGGGTGCCAATCGCTACCGGGGTCGCAGCCTGTTCGCGTATGCCTTGCAGGAGAAGATCAACACCCTCAAAACCATTCAGACCCGTCGCAACACCCTGGTGTGGGGCAGCGCCGCTCAGTCATTGCCCGAGAACCGGCTGGAGGACATGAAGACGCCCTACGACGACGAACTGACCGCCGGCCTGACCTTAGACACGCCGTGGCTCAACGGTCCGGTGAGCCTGCGCTTGACCCACCGCAACGGTCGCGATCAGGTGGTCAAGCGTGTGGTCAGCAATCAGGGCGATTGCAACAACAACCGCTGCTACATCTACACCAATGACGGCAAGAGCCGCAGCACCGACTGGACGCTGAGCTGGTCCAACGCCACCGCCTTCAAGACCGGGCCGGTGGCCA encodes the following:
- a CDS encoding sigma-70 family RNA polymerase sigma factor, with amino-acid sequence MFSHEGLYRAHQPWLVHWLGRRLGAGADRAPDLAQDTFVRLLQAGGALPALAQPRAYLATIARGLLVDHLRRQDLERAYLQELAALPQDLQPSPEERAMLLETLLTLDRLLHGLGPKVREAFLLSHLEGWEYARIAEHLGVTVSSVKKYMHKALLQCLTLL
- a CDS encoding DUF4880 domain-containing protein, which codes for MPHAAVSSATPGPDHLSAAADWYLRLSEGAASAADRRAWQAWHDQAAEHRAAWQRVERLKALLAQAPAQATQTLARAPRGGRRRLLAGAGLLGLGLLCWRLLPPWEVPVQWEQSAAGQRREVTLPDGGLLLLAPDSRVGVAYGPRERKLVLDRGALQLRSGHDPQGRPLRVVGRDGEVRPLGTRFTLEQQAQGSLLAVQEAAVEVQPAQRSAVWRVEAGQRLRFDASGAGPLQAASAADDAWTRGQVVALEQPLGVFLQALQRQSGQAIGCDAALAGVPVSGVFLAAEPQRSLATLAQQHGWRLQRRGAGWHLAGR
- a CDS encoding TonB-dependent receptor, producing MNSSCFLRGPSLRPRLSTLTAALLGAGLLLGLPAQAQTPSQRGATATTQQRHYDIGPAPLAEVLNRFAAEAGVVLVFDAASLRGLSSRGLQGAYGVQAGFDALLAGTPLQARPGASGGYLLERRPPAPSPAAEADAQAAAPVSALPVVRTTARLPTVEQLDRPMLRNLPTINGDLTSQLKLNPNIQYSETALSSNTAGEIAPAEISIHGAKPYQNQITIDGVSVMNDLDPGRNVPTESVDLIPGSSQSLAIDSSILCQVEVQDSNVSAEHGRFTGGLVEAKVCAARKKLGGSVGVGYTSSDWTHVFIDPARRSEFENSATADLQPRFTKWTYRTTVETRPTSEWGLLISAVRRQSEIPLKRFATTNANTTESREVTQQRQQDTLVLKTDYAPQGSAHRGELTMVYAPSDSSYFLKDFRDSDYTIKSGGLNLSGRLESRYEAATLTHQLSLSRTAQSRRSDADYHRNWRWSTDKNWGDPTQTAATSGEGAFGDIDQNLQALGYQLKSAFKPMALGETRHRVAAGLELRRQRAEYERLSLTRQYTGVTNLPTALANCQLADGSVDTEACSSTPTLNRAVGQYFTTLQTWRPGRFDLSAHNEAAFVEDEISWRQWSLRAGLRADRDSVTGDTGLSPRLRLGWHPLEAVSLDLGANRYRGRSLFAYALQEKINTLKTIQTRRNTLVWGSAAQSLPENRLEDMKTPYDDELTAGLTLDTPWLNGPVSLRLTHRNGRDQVVKRVVSNQGDCNNNRCYIYTNDGKSRSTDWTLSWSNATAFKTGPVATRMWVAFNKSDVTTNYATYADNFGSDQLNDVVVQYNGRFMRYSELPADNYNRPWTLRVGAMSSLPAQNLTVTNILRIRDRYEQVLQDGTTEYEGATVDVYRRTPLPRSLALDTVIQWEPRLPRDQRLSVKLTLENITNRRNKIAVNDTYATYERGRAVALDLSYDF